From the Candidatus Zixiibacteriota bacterium genome, one window contains:
- a CDS encoding GWxTD domain-containing protein, whose protein sequence is MFSRQVWSHILAVLAVTSLGVPAVSADGRAENSLHSVQPTFVVDHAVFNADDTNRCRLEIYYQIFNFGLQFVKDSGGYLAEYTLTAKVMDDDDDQVKAIEQEKSIRTQEYASTLSRFDYRTSQLNIVLEPGNYRVQITLGDRRSNTVFGDDFKVKLRRFASDLPITSDIEFVQAANSIDSGASTVFRKANVDVVPSVSRIFGGTDSSKLLFYVEIYRGRDSVPQVVMETIVRSLSKGMLYRDTLYVTLDGPVVRQLRDIAVGSFAPGDYQLETSLRGRRNKPLDEHTEAFTIAWTQEGLLKHDFKAAIEQLSYIAPNSEVSKIKKLETLEERIDAFNDFWVARDPTAGTPENEAKREFYRRVNYANRVFRYLRKDGWRTDRGRIYITYGDPDQIDDFPMSPNLPPYQIWHYYKEGRYKRFAFVDENDDGEYRLQYPYDGLNQRPDF, encoded by the coding sequence ATGTTCTCCCGGCAGGTGTGGTCTCATATTCTCGCTGTGCTGGCGGTTACGTCGTTGGGCGTGCCGGCTGTGAGCGCCGACGGACGCGCCGAGAACTCGCTGCACAGCGTACAGCCTACTTTCGTGGTTGACCATGCCGTGTTCAATGCCGACGATACCAACCGTTGCCGGCTCGAAATCTATTACCAGATATTCAACTTCGGACTCCAGTTCGTCAAGGACTCCGGCGGTTACCTGGCGGAATACACCCTGACCGCCAAAGTCATGGACGATGATGACGACCAGGTGAAAGCGATCGAACAGGAGAAGTCCATCCGCACGCAAGAGTATGCCAGCACGCTCTCACGGTTCGACTACCGCACCAGCCAGTTGAATATCGTGCTTGAGCCGGGAAATTATCGCGTCCAGATAACGCTTGGTGATCGCCGGAGCAACACGGTTTTTGGCGACGATTTCAAGGTGAAACTCCGTCGCTTCGCCTCAGACCTGCCGATCACTTCGGATATCGAGTTTGTTCAGGCGGCCAACAGTATCGACAGCGGGGCGTCTACCGTCTTTCGGAAGGCTAATGTCGATGTCGTGCCTTCGGTCAGCCGCATCTTCGGCGGTACCGACAGCAGCAAGCTGCTGTTTTACGTCGAGATCTATCGCGGGCGAGATTCCGTACCACAGGTGGTCATGGAGACGATTGTGCGCAGCCTCTCCAAGGGCATGTTGTATCGCGATACGCTCTACGTGACACTGGACGGTCCGGTGGTCCGTCAGCTTCGTGATATTGCCGTTGGGAGTTTCGCTCCGGGGGATTACCAGTTGGAGACGTCACTGCGCGGTCGGCGTAACAAGCCACTGGATGAGCACACCGAGGCGTTCACCATCGCGTGGACACAGGAAGGGTTGTTAAAGCACGATTTCAAAGCTGCCATTGAGCAGCTTTCCTATATCGCCCCGAATTCCGAGGTCTCCAAGATCAAGAAGCTTGAGACGCTCGAGGAACGGATCGATGCTTTCAACGACTTCTGGGTTGCCCGAGACCCCACCGCAGGTACGCCTGAGAATGAAGCGAAGCGCGAATTTTACCGGCGAGTCAATTACGCCAATCGTGTCTTCCGCTATCTGCGTAAGGACGGCTGGCGAACCGATCGCGGCCGGATTTACATCACCTACGGCGATCCCGACCAGATAGACGATTTTCCCATGTCGCCAAACCTCCCGCCCTATCAAATCTGGCACTACTACAAAGAGGGCCGCTACAAGCGATTTGCGTTTGTCGATGAAAATGATGACGGTGAGTATCGATTGCAGTACCCGTACGACGGACTAAATCAACGTCCGGATTTCTGA
- a CDS encoding GWxTD domain-containing protein, translating into MTMRIILSALLAALPALSFAQSDGPIAKPSIAVYGTPLVYNNPDLDTAALVEFPFALNRSDFEFFRPDSADPAFYARIFAQVVLMNAAANAVDSTNTYFSVRAASMTEARASTSMIFNKLLLVVRPGVYTAKLTVIDVVNKHSEDLVLGPFSVAPPQRDHLELAGPCLAYRISYVSDSSPAANDRMVKNQHLVLPNPAGVCGIADSVAFVYAELYNLSPISTDSSFEVAFLALDERGNLYRDFGVRTSRKPGTSAVLAEALDIRGWPVGKYSLRIIAADPASGQQDTATLPIRIVDPEYVKMALSGRLSRDPYDSLSNMDRINLVAYLLTPNEKASLNRLSDSGKQNFLSQYWKDYDNRPKNSGADPRSEYVRRYRYSQANFSTDEYNTNGWSTDRGRIYMTYGTYDQKDEVQAPRKGNPFVIWYYRGVREGKLFVFEDVEGYHDFKLVHSNVPGERSSDEWAQRLKDEMLDIY; encoded by the coding sequence ATGACCATGAGAATAATCTTGTCGGCTCTACTGGCAGCCCTGCCTGCATTGTCGTTCGCACAGTCTGACGGACCGATCGCGAAACCGAGCATAGCTGTGTACGGCACTCCGCTCGTCTATAACAATCCCGATCTCGATACCGCAGCACTGGTGGAGTTTCCGTTCGCGCTCAACCGCTCGGATTTCGAGTTCTTCCGCCCGGACTCGGCTGACCCTGCGTTCTACGCCCGTATTTTCGCTCAGGTGGTATTGATGAACGCCGCCGCGAATGCCGTGGATTCGACCAACACCTATTTCTCGGTCCGCGCCGCCAGCATGACGGAGGCCAGGGCATCGACAAGCATGATCTTCAACAAGCTCCTTCTGGTCGTGCGGCCGGGCGTGTACACGGCGAAACTGACGGTTATTGATGTCGTCAATAAACACAGCGAGGACCTGGTGCTGGGACCCTTTTCGGTGGCACCCCCGCAGCGCGACCATCTCGAACTCGCCGGGCCCTGTTTGGCCTATCGGATCTCGTATGTCTCTGATTCATCGCCGGCGGCCAACGACCGCATGGTCAAGAATCAGCATCTCGTGCTGCCGAACCCGGCTGGCGTATGTGGCATAGCGGATAGTGTCGCGTTCGTGTATGCGGAGCTGTACAATCTGTCGCCGATATCAACTGACAGTTCGTTCGAGGTAGCGTTCCTGGCGCTCGACGAAAGGGGAAATCTGTACCGTGATTTCGGCGTTCGGACAAGCCGGAAGCCGGGAACGTCCGCGGTCCTGGCCGAAGCCTTGGATATTCGCGGCTGGCCGGTCGGCAAATACTCCCTGCGGATCATCGCCGCCGACCCGGCATCGGGACAACAGGACACGGCCACGTTGCCGATTCGCATTGTCGATCCGGAGTATGTCAAGATGGCTTTGTCCGGGCGGTTGTCGCGTGATCCTTATGACTCACTCTCGAATATGGACCGGATAAACCTGGTCGCTTACCTGTTGACACCGAACGAGAAAGCGTCCTTGAACCGTTTGTCCGATTCAGGCAAACAGAATTTTCTGTCCCAGTACTGGAAAGACTACGACAATCGTCCAAAGAACAGCGGCGCCGACCCACGCTCCGAATATGTCAGGCGGTACCGCTATTCGCAGGCCAACTTCTCGACTGATGAGTACAACACGAACGGCTGGTCGACCGATCGGGGTCGCATCTACATGACGTACGGCACGTATGACCAGAAGGACGAGGTTCAGGCACCTCGCAAGGGGAACCCGTTCGTCATCTGGTACTATCGCGGGGTGAGGGAAGGGAAGTTGTTCGTGTTTGAAGATGTCGAAGGGTACCACGATTTCAAGCTGGTCCACTCCAATGTTCCGGGGGAACGCTCCAGCGACGAATGGGCTCAGCGCTTGAAAGATGAAATGCTCGATATCTACTGA
- a CDS encoding ABC transporter permease: protein MIAGALLNIAYDALKANKLRSGLTLLGVIIGVTSVMTIISALEGMQQSIAADLGRLGPATFVIERIGTVMSDEEFFEKIKRKPITIETGELLEKGCPLCEHVALRVSTSAKVKYGGQSLRNVNILGRTYNSIFIVDIEAAQGRYHSSEDDLYRRPVAYIGEQIRESLFEGLDPMGKEIYIGPKRYTVIGVAKKQGSAFGENQDNFVVVPFSTFVTQFGQPDRDLGIAVKALSVEKLPDAMDQARMILRAQRHVPFDKADDFDLLTADNILELLNSFTRILRFGLVGISSISLVVGGIVVMNIMMVSVTERTREIGIRKSLGAKQKHILVQFMFESVLLTLSGGVVGIILGFLIARSLIGMIGMNVHPSALAITAGLSISSGVGLFFGIYPAMKAARLDPVKALSYE from the coding sequence ATGATAGCCGGCGCCCTGCTGAATATCGCGTACGACGCCCTTAAGGCCAATAAACTGCGGTCCGGATTGACCCTGCTGGGCGTGATCATCGGTGTCACCTCGGTGATGACGATCATCTCTGCACTCGAAGGCATGCAGCAGTCGATCGCCGCCGACCTGGGCAGGCTTGGTCCCGCCACGTTCGTGATCGAGCGGATAGGCACGGTCATGTCCGACGAGGAGTTCTTCGAGAAGATAAAACGCAAACCGATTACCATCGAAACGGGTGAACTGCTCGAAAAAGGATGCCCGCTCTGCGAGCATGTGGCGCTGCGGGTCAGTACCTCTGCAAAGGTCAAGTACGGCGGGCAGTCGCTGCGCAACGTCAATATCCTCGGAAGAACCTACAACAGCATTTTCATTGTCGATATTGAGGCGGCGCAGGGGCGCTACCATTCTTCGGAAGACGATCTGTATCGCCGGCCGGTCGCCTATATCGGCGAGCAGATTCGGGAATCGCTCTTTGAGGGACTGGACCCGATGGGAAAAGAGATCTATATCGGCCCCAAGCGATATACCGTCATAGGCGTCGCCAAGAAACAGGGCTCGGCGTTCGGTGAAAACCAGGATAATTTCGTGGTCGTTCCGTTCTCGACGTTCGTGACCCAGTTCGGTCAGCCGGACCGGGACCTCGGTATTGCCGTCAAAGCGTTGTCCGTCGAGAAACTACCCGATGCAATGGACCAGGCCCGGATGATCCTACGCGCACAACGCCACGTGCCGTTCGACAAGGCCGACGACTTCGACCTGCTTACCGCCGACAACATCCTCGAGTTGCTTAATTCGTTCACGCGCATTCTTCGGTTCGGTCTGGTCGGTATTTCCTCGATATCCCTCGTGGTCGGCGGTATTGTCGTGATGAACATCATGATGGTATCCGTCACGGAGCGCACCAGAGAGATCGGCATCCGCAAATCGCTCGGGGCAAAACAGAAGCACATCCTGGTGCAGTTTATGTTCGAGTCGGTGCTGCTGACGCTTTCCGGCGGCGTGGTGGGGATCATCCTCGGATTCCTCATCGCGCGTTCACTGATCGGCATGATCGGCATGAATGTCCATCCCTCGGCGCTCGCCATCACGGCCGGGTTGTCCATCTCCAGCGGCGTCGGACTGTTTTTCGGCATTTACCCCGCCATGAAAGCGGCACGCCTGGACCCCGTCAAGGCGCTGAGCTATGAGTAG
- a CDS encoding ABC transporter permease, translated as MILTLVEIRDAVGMALASLRANKLRAGLTILGVMIGVSSVIGMASIINGLNGAMDKEIDQLGSNVIWITKFHPSVEHEVSREEERNRPPITSGEARAILANCPSVDGISPQNYYFRPGGNEIKYKNRKANRPFIMGTWPDFLRVNNRVITSGRFLTETDQQFRAMVCVIGADIASALYEDEEPVGKEIRMNGNLFEVIGVFEKVKSSFGNDELNRVAAIPLSTFEKIHPWEKELFLAARSTSYMDIDQAQEEIIGTLRVFRKVPFNKENNFALSTQQQFKEFIGNITQYIYLAMIVITSVGLMVGGIGVMNIMLVSVTERTREIGVRKAIGAKRANIILQFLTEAMTLSGTGGVIGIICGIGLGLAVNGLLGFPLAVSIFWIVLGFTVAVSVGLVSGIYPAIKAARLDPIEALRYE; from the coding sequence ATGATTCTCACGCTGGTCGAAATTCGGGACGCGGTTGGCATGGCGCTGGCCTCATTGCGAGCCAACAAGCTTCGCGCGGGGCTTACCATCCTCGGCGTGATGATCGGCGTCAGCTCTGTCATCGGCATGGCCTCGATCATCAACGGTTTGAATGGCGCCATGGACAAGGAGATCGACCAACTCGGCTCCAACGTGATCTGGATCACCAAATTCCACCCCAGCGTCGAACACGAAGTGAGCCGCGAAGAGGAACGGAATCGTCCGCCCATCACGTCGGGCGAAGCCCGGGCCATACTTGCGAATTGTCCCTCGGTGGATGGCATCTCGCCGCAGAACTACTACTTCCGTCCGGGCGGCAATGAAATCAAATACAAAAATCGAAAGGCGAACCGCCCGTTTATCATGGGGACCTGGCCGGATTTCCTCCGCGTTAACAACCGCGTCATAACGTCGGGCCGGTTCCTGACTGAAACCGATCAGCAGTTCCGGGCGATGGTCTGTGTCATCGGCGCCGATATCGCCTCCGCTCTATACGAGGATGAGGAGCCGGTCGGCAAAGAGATTCGTATGAATGGAAACCTGTTCGAGGTCATAGGCGTGTTCGAGAAGGTCAAGTCGAGCTTCGGTAACGACGAACTGAATCGGGTGGCGGCGATCCCGCTGTCGACCTTCGAGAAGATCCATCCGTGGGAGAAAGAGCTGTTTCTGGCGGCCCGCTCGACTTCGTACATGGACATCGATCAGGCTCAGGAAGAGATCATCGGGACGTTGCGGGTGTTCCGCAAAGTGCCTTTCAATAAAGAAAACAACTTCGCACTGTCCACCCAGCAGCAATTCAAAGAGTTCATTGGCAACATCACGCAGTACATCTATCTGGCCATGATCGTCATTACGTCGGTTGGCCTCATGGTGGGCGGCATCGGCGTAATGAATATCATGCTGGTTTCCGTCACCGAACGAACTCGTGAGATTGGGGTCCGCAAGGCTATCGGGGCCAAACGGGCCAATATCATCCTGCAGTTTCTGACAGAGGCCATGACCCTGTCCGGAACCGGCGGTGTGATCGGCATCATCTGCGGAATCGGTCTCGGCCTGGCCGTGAACGGTCTTTTGGGATTCCCGCTTGCCGTATCCATTTTCTGGATTGTTCTCGGTTTCACAGTGGCCGTGTCGGTCGGCCTCGTCTCAGGCATTTACCCGGCTATCAAAGCGGCCCGCCTTGATCCCATTGAAGCGCTCCGTTACGAGTAA
- a CDS encoding efflux RND transporter periplasmic adaptor subunit, whose protein sequence is MSKKKKWLLIIGAALVVVIVIVLNLSMSTTKGTEVHAEMVTQRDLVEIVSASGRIQPQTKVNITSEVNGEIIALPAKEGDTVAAGQMLIVLDTLRLRSDLDQARFAVNEINARVEGAKVTLDQADEEFNRQKRLFENKLTSETQYNNSQYNFRNAKSSYEAMLASARQLQARYEKEIENFNKARITAPMAGIITYVDCEVGEIAAAQTAFTQGKTLMIISNLSVFEVEVEVDETEIGKIELHQPAKIAVDAFPDTTFAGEVIEIGNTAVLKGLGTQDQSTNFKVKVIFKDTGIKIRPGMSATVDITTHKKEKVLSVPYASIVVRSFDRDSLERAMREPKVEPENSGGVHAAETSGDSTLKSSSDGERKELKGVFVIKNGKVRFTEIGTGIADQKNIEITSGVAVGDSVVTGPYRVLRTIKEGDPVKPTGEGMMKEKQA, encoded by the coding sequence ATGTCCAAGAAGAAAAAATGGCTGCTCATCATTGGCGCCGCACTGGTTGTGGTGATCGTAATCGTTCTCAACCTCTCGATGAGCACCACCAAGGGGACGGAGGTCCACGCCGAGATGGTGACCCAACGGGACCTGGTGGAAATTGTCTCGGCCTCGGGGCGGATTCAGCCGCAGACAAAAGTCAACATTACCTCGGAAGTGAACGGCGAAATCATCGCTCTCCCGGCTAAAGAGGGTGACACCGTTGCGGCCGGCCAGATGCTGATCGTGCTCGACACGCTGCGCCTTCGGTCGGACTTGGACCAGGCCCGGTTCGCCGTGAACGAGATCAACGCCCGCGTTGAGGGGGCCAAGGTGACCCTCGACCAGGCGGATGAAGAATTCAATCGCCAGAAGCGACTGTTCGAGAACAAACTGACTTCCGAGACGCAGTACAATAATTCACAATACAATTTCCGGAATGCCAAGTCCTCGTACGAAGCGATGCTCGCATCGGCCCGCCAGTTGCAGGCGCGCTACGAAAAAGAGATCGAGAACTTCAATAAGGCGCGCATCACCGCGCCCATGGCGGGTATCATTACGTATGTGGACTGCGAAGTAGGCGAGATCGCCGCCGCCCAGACCGCCTTCACCCAGGGAAAGACCCTGATGATCATCTCCAATCTGAGTGTGTTCGAGGTCGAGGTTGAAGTCGACGAAACGGAGATCGGCAAAATCGAGCTGCATCAACCGGCCAAGATTGCGGTCGATGCGTTCCCGGATACCACGTTCGCGGGTGAAGTGATCGAGATTGGCAACACTGCCGTCCTCAAAGGACTGGGAACGCAGGACCAGTCCACCAACTTCAAAGTGAAGGTCATCTTCAAGGATACCGGCATCAAGATTCGCCCCGGTATGTCGGCCACGGTCGATATCACCACGCATAAGAAGGAGAAAGTACTGTCGGTGCCGTATGCCTCGATTGTGGTGCGCTCCTTTGACCGCGACTCGCTTGAGCGGGCAATGCGGGAACCGAAAGTAGAACCGGAAAATTCGGGCGGCGTTCACGCCGCAGAAACCTCCGGCGATTCAACGCTCAAGAGCTCCTCCGACGGTGAACGGAAGGAACTGAAAGGCGTGTTTGTCATCAAGAACGGCAAAGTCCGCTTTACGGAAATAGGCACCGGTATTGCCGACCAGAAGAACATCGAGATAACGTCCGGCGTAGCGGTCGGCGATTCGGTGGTGACCGGCCCGTACCGGGTGCTGCGTACGATCAAAGAAGGGGACCCGGTCAAGCCGACCGGGGAGGGTATGATGAAGGAGAAGCAGGCATAA
- a CDS encoding YIP1 family protein, whose product MAEPHAAENAVPDTGSKGLSLRGLWEVFFKPTQFMTELRERPAVLVALVVVVLLSAIFFALMKDIIYDLQVNTPEFQERMRGQALTPGMQQIIKIQTVAFGVIAQVLIPLIAAALGLFWGNFVFAGKASFKQLMAVMTYGTVIATVGMLVGLPIMLAKGTMVPPFGLGILGASQGYDSFLFTLLSKFDVFLFFELAVIGIGLSVLYNVTRSRGIVLSILSMGMLSILHVLGVGIWKLIS is encoded by the coding sequence ATGGCAGAGCCACACGCTGCAGAGAATGCTGTTCCTGATACCGGGAGCAAGGGGCTGTCGTTGCGCGGTCTCTGGGAAGTCTTCTTCAAACCAACACAGTTTATGACCGAGTTGCGGGAGAGGCCGGCAGTTCTCGTCGCGCTCGTGGTCGTCGTGCTCCTCTCAGCGATCTTTTTCGCGTTGATGAAGGACATCATTTACGACTTGCAGGTGAATACGCCGGAGTTCCAAGAGCGGATGCGCGGGCAGGCGCTGACACCGGGCATGCAACAGATAATCAAGATTCAGACTGTCGCATTTGGCGTTATCGCACAGGTGCTGATTCCGCTGATTGCGGCGGCGCTTGGTTTGTTCTGGGGCAACTTCGTATTCGCGGGCAAAGCAAGCTTCAAGCAACTCATGGCTGTCATGACCTACGGTACGGTGATTGCCACTGTCGGGATGCTCGTGGGTTTGCCCATTATGCTGGCTAAGGGGACGATGGTACCGCCGTTTGGACTTGGTATCCTCGGAGCGAGCCAGGGGTACGACAGTTTTCTCTTTACGTTGTTGTCGAAATTTGACGTTTTCCTGTTTTTCGAGCTGGCCGTCATAGGCATCGGCCTTTCGGTCCTGTATAACGTAACGCGAAGCCGGGGCATTGTGCTGTCGATCCTGTCGATGGGAATGCTGTCAATTCTCCATGTCCTCGGCGTAGGTATTTGGAAACTCATATCATGA
- a CDS encoding TolC family protein: MTRFATVIFGATVMALAAAVPARAADLTLDDCIELALKHRAAIIAARGAEDLAKASERAALGAFLPQASATYEYAKTKDRDRKLEVQTDTGTIKSSLPNIDYYNKSTNISASIGFPLPQTLHSYLAARVDHERASLDVIASEQDLIYAVKSSFYAYLAAVQNVSVQEEAVKRSDEQLKLIQSKFDLGSAAKSDVLKQKVQSGNDVLSLLRARNAVTSTMAALAYTVGLDPRQEWSFATQYIVRQYDGSLTDAIEFGMNRRPSVLSSQKSVKASDHRLTVAKLQYLPKFSPYASYGYSKSTGINPFDYSARTSSLTSLTYGFQVSWNIFDGFAREEGFTSARVARNNARAALADQRNLVASEIKTAYLDIDRLKEQKKVSDENVAAATEDLKITQEKYNLGAATILDLLNAQVSLKEAQVSSISADFDLNLAVAKLENAMGKM; this comes from the coding sequence ATGACGCGGTTTGCAACCGTAATCTTTGGTGCTACGGTTATGGCGCTCGCAGCAGCCGTGCCGGCACGCGCTGCCGATCTGACACTGGACGACTGCATCGAACTGGCCTTGAAACACCGCGCCGCAATTATAGCCGCTCGGGGCGCCGAGGATTTGGCCAAAGCAAGCGAACGGGCCGCGCTGGGCGCATTCCTGCCCCAGGCATCGGCCACCTATGAATACGCAAAGACCAAAGACCGTGACCGAAAGCTCGAGGTGCAGACCGATACCGGAACGATCAAGTCGAGTCTGCCGAATATCGACTATTACAACAAATCGACCAATATCTCCGCCAGTATCGGTTTCCCGCTTCCTCAGACGTTACACAGTTACCTGGCGGCGCGAGTGGATCATGAACGAGCCAGTCTTGATGTCATCGCATCCGAACAGGACTTGATCTATGCCGTCAAATCTTCATTCTACGCCTACCTTGCGGCCGTACAAAATGTGTCCGTGCAGGAAGAGGCAGTCAAACGTTCCGACGAACAGCTCAAGCTCATACAATCGAAATTCGACCTCGGCTCGGCCGCCAAGTCTGACGTGCTCAAGCAAAAGGTCCAGTCCGGAAACGATGTGTTGTCGCTGCTGCGCGCCCGTAACGCCGTGACAAGTACGATGGCGGCATTGGCCTACACGGTAGGACTTGACCCAAGACAAGAATGGTCGTTCGCCACTCAATATATCGTGCGCCAGTACGACGGCTCCCTTACGGATGCCATTGAATTCGGCATGAACCGCCGTCCGAGTGTGTTGTCGTCACAAAAAAGTGTCAAGGCATCCGACCATCGGCTGACAGTTGCCAAACTGCAGTATTTGCCGAAATTCAGCCCGTACGCGTCGTACGGATACTCCAAGTCTACTGGTATTAATCCCTTCGATTATTCCGCCAGAACTTCGTCATTGACCAGTCTAACGTACGGCTTTCAGGTTTCGTGGAACATATTCGATGGTTTCGCGCGTGAAGAAGGGTTCACCTCGGCGCGCGTCGCCCGCAACAACGCCCGTGCCGCGCTGGCCGACCAACGGAACCTGGTGGCCAGCGAGATCAAAACCGCCTATCTGGATATCGACCGCCTTAAAGAGCAGAAGAAGGTGTCCGACGAAAACGTGGCAGCCGCCACAGAGGACTTGAAAATAACCCAGGAGAAATACAATCTTGGCGCCGCGACCATCCTTGATCTGTTGAACGCGCAGGTGTCGTTGAAGGAGGCTCAGGTGTCATCCATCTCCGCCGACTTTGATCTCAATCTTGCCGTCGCCAAGCTTGAAAACGCCATGGGGAAAATGTAG
- the trxB gene encoding thioredoxin-disulfide reductase: MANERTYDVVIVGGGPGGLCAGMYSARARRKTVCLEKYLPGGQIAVTGEVEDYPGFEHISGAELGMKFTDHAKKFGLEIELEEVVEVYADGEDRVARCASGNIFRGKALILSTGGTPLKLGVPGEKEYSGKGVSYCAICDGAFFRDKVIAVVGGGDAAVEEGTFLTKFGSKVHLIHRRDQFRAQKIIQKRAFDNPKVNVIWDTVVESINGDNNRVSNLSLKNVKTGAKSTLDIGAIFIYVGFRPNAGLVRGELRVDAGGYVITDDRMETSIKGIFACGDVRSQLVRQVTNAVGDGTTAAVAAEKYIEQLEDRHAHRV; encoded by the coding sequence ATGGCAAACGAGCGTACGTATGATGTGGTGATAGTCGGCGGCGGCCCGGGAGGGCTCTGCGCGGGCATGTATTCGGCCCGCGCTCGGCGGAAAACCGTCTGCCTGGAAAAATATCTTCCCGGTGGCCAGATCGCCGTCACCGGCGAGGTGGAGGATTATCCGGGCTTTGAACATATCTCGGGGGCTGAACTGGGCATGAAATTCACAGACCACGCCAAGAAGTTTGGTCTCGAGATCGAGCTTGAGGAAGTCGTGGAAGTATACGCCGATGGCGAGGACCGGGTCGCCAGGTGTGCATCCGGCAATATCTTTCGCGGCAAAGCGCTGATTCTCTCCACGGGTGGAACGCCGCTCAAGCTCGGCGTGCCGGGCGAGAAGGAATACTCAGGCAAAGGGGTTTCCTACTGTGCTATCTGCGACGGCGCTTTCTTTCGCGACAAAGTGATTGCGGTGGTGGGAGGCGGGGATGCGGCCGTCGAAGAGGGGACTTTTTTGACCAAGTTTGGCTCGAAAGTTCATCTTATCCATCGTCGTGATCAATTCCGCGCTCAGAAGATCATCCAGAAGCGGGCATTCGACAATCCGAAGGTGAACGTCATCTGGGATACGGTGGTGGAGTCGATCAACGGCGACAATAACCGCGTGTCCAATCTCTCACTCAAGAACGTGAAGACCGGAGCCAAATCCACTCTCGACATCGGCGCTATTTTCATCTATGTCGGTTTCAGACCCAACGCCGGACTGGTGCGTGGAGAGTTGCGGGTCGATGCCGGCGGCTATGTCATCACCGATGACCGCATGGAGACCTCCATTAAGGGGATTTTTGCCTGCGGCGATGTTCGCTCACAACTGGTGCGGCAGGTGACCAACGCGGTCGGCGACGGTACCACCGCGGCTGTGGCTGCCGAGAAATACATCGAGCAGCTTGAAGACCGGCATGCTCACAGAGTATGA
- a CDS encoding ABC transporter ATP-binding protein has translation MPLIETRGLWKTYSMGADTVNALRGVDLVIEKGEYVAIMGPSGSGKSTLMNLIGCLDTPSSGEYYLNGKQVSKMNDDELASIRNREIGFVFQTFNLLPRATALHNVELPLIYNGTPSKQRDDMAKVALSKVQLADRMMHRPNELSGGQRQRVAIARALVNNPSLILADEPTGNLDSKTSQEIMSLLDELHQQGNTIITVTHEADIAKHAHRTLHILDGQIAGDSSNGRKK, from the coding sequence ATGCCCCTGATAGAAACGCGCGGTTTGTGGAAGACCTACTCCATGGGGGCGGACACGGTGAACGCCCTACGGGGAGTCGATCTGGTCATCGAAAAAGGGGAATACGTAGCTATCATGGGACCATCCGGTTCGGGCAAGTCAACGCTCATGAACTTGATAGGGTGCCTGGATACGCCAAGCTCCGGAGAGTATTACCTCAACGGAAAACAGGTCAGCAAGATGAACGATGACGAGCTGGCTTCTATTCGTAATCGTGAAATCGGTTTTGTCTTCCAGACATTTAATCTGCTGCCCAGGGCAACAGCTCTTCACAATGTCGAGTTGCCTCTCATCTACAACGGCACCCCCTCGAAACAGCGCGATGACATGGCCAAAGTGGCGCTGTCCAAAGTGCAGCTGGCGGACCGGATGATGCACCGCCCGAACGAACTGTCCGGCGGTCAGCGGCAGCGTGTGGCCATTGCACGAGCGCTGGTGAACAACCCATCGCTCATACTCGCCGATGAACCGACCGGAAACCTGGACAGTAAGACATCTCAGGAAATCATGTCACTTCTGGATGAATTGCATCAGCAGGGAAACACCATTATCACCGTCACGCACGAGGCAGACATCGCTAAGCATGCCCACCGGACCCTGCACATTCTCGATGGTCAGATAGCCGGAGATTCCTCCAACGGCAGGAAGAAATAA